A genomic segment from Polyangium mundeleinium encodes:
- a CDS encoding 1-aminocyclopropane-1-carboxylate deaminase/D-cysteine desulfhydrase, with protein MENPITGVPGRRMKLDRRTFSALALSTLAGCEERTPTPADAAAFAPASAAPASAAAPEPAPADDVPPLFRAHPGLAPHLPRLPLGLLPTPVARAAKLGEKAALAGLYVKRDDLAGAAYGGGKTRKLEFFLADARAKGAREIVTFGAFGSNQAVATALYGAAQGFAVTLLLAPQTPSAYVRTNLRAARRAGATIRVVTGGVAEAEALAKRAAKAAQGVAPYLVPPGGSSPLGNLAFVNAGFELAEQVGAGHCPLPDCVYLAMGTMGSAVGLALGLELSGLRTEVVAVRTSSPETSSEARFFAMARETVAFARSLDPTFPDVRLGRARVRFSTNHLGAGYGAPTRKGERAITLAAETEGMALEPTYTGKTLAALLDDATRLAGKVVLFWNSQNSRPLVTEGVKPEDFPPILRQIVADR; from the coding sequence ATGGAAAACCCGATCACGGGCGTTCCAGGGCGACGGATGAAGCTCGATCGACGTACCTTCTCGGCCCTCGCGCTCAGCACGCTCGCCGGGTGTGAGGAACGGACACCCACCCCCGCGGACGCCGCCGCGTTCGCGCCCGCATCCGCTGCGCCCGCTTCCGCTGCCGCACCCGAGCCCGCGCCCGCCGATGACGTCCCGCCCCTGTTCCGCGCCCATCCCGGGCTCGCGCCGCATCTGCCGCGCCTCCCGCTCGGCCTGTTGCCGACGCCCGTCGCGCGCGCCGCGAAGCTCGGCGAAAAGGCCGCGCTCGCGGGGCTCTACGTCAAACGTGACGATCTCGCCGGCGCGGCCTATGGCGGAGGCAAGACACGCAAGCTCGAGTTTTTCCTGGCCGATGCCCGCGCGAAAGGCGCGCGCGAGATCGTCACGTTCGGCGCTTTCGGGTCGAACCAGGCGGTCGCCACAGCCCTGTACGGCGCGGCGCAGGGCTTCGCGGTCACGCTGCTGCTCGCCCCGCAAACGCCGAGCGCGTACGTCCGGACGAACCTACGCGCCGCGCGCCGCGCCGGGGCCACGATCCGGGTCGTGACGGGCGGCGTCGCCGAGGCCGAGGCCCTGGCGAAGCGGGCCGCGAAGGCGGCCCAAGGCGTCGCGCCATACCTCGTGCCACCCGGCGGATCCTCGCCGCTCGGAAACCTCGCGTTCGTCAATGCAGGCTTCGAACTCGCCGAGCAGGTCGGCGCCGGCCATTGCCCATTGCCCGATTGTGTCTACCTCGCCATGGGCACGATGGGCAGCGCGGTTGGCCTCGCGCTCGGACTCGAGCTGTCAGGGCTCCGGACCGAGGTCGTCGCCGTGCGCACGTCGAGCCCCGAGACGTCGAGCGAGGCGCGGTTTTTCGCGATGGCCCGGGAGACCGTGGCCTTCGCGCGTTCGCTCGATCCGACGTTCCCGGACGTGCGCCTCGGCCGGGCCCGTGTGCGATTCTCGACGAACCACCTCGGCGCCGGGTATGGTGCGCCGACACGAAAAGGAGAACGCGCCATCACGCTCGCCGCGGAGACGGAAGGCATGGCGCTCGAACCAACCTATACGGGAAAAACCCTCGCCGCTCTGCTCGACGACGCCACGCGCCTCGCGGGGAAAGTCGTGCTCTTCTGGAACTCGCAGAACAGTCGGCCGCTCGTGACCGAGGGCGTGAAGCCCGAGGACTTTCCGCCCATCCTCCGACAAATTGTCGCCGATCGCTGA
- a CDS encoding aromatic ring-hydroxylating dioxygenase subunit alpha produces MTKQPMRVWPAEGASRAPYWIYDDPEVFRVEQERIFGQSWCYVGLAAEVPEPGSFQRSHVGDRSVILVRDKEGKINVLENRCAHRGMEFCRASAGKATRFQCPYHQWTFDLQGNLCGVPFKRGIHGEGGMPDDFDLADHPLRKLRVTNHNGAVFASYAEEPEPFEQYLAEPMRAYFDRVFDGRPLRVLGYMRQRIPCNWKLILENTKDPYHATLLHSFLVTFGLFRADQKSEVRLDASGRHAALVSRHGARQLTVAASEMASYKSDYTLQDRRLLDMQAEFRDGVGVVMMTLFPNLILHQQGNSLATRHIVPRGPDSTELSWTFFGYEDDDEALSARRLRQANLFGPAGLVSLDDGEALKATQEGLRNGRDACAVVEMGGRDREDANVMVTEVALRAFFHHYMHVMGFTRAEDER; encoded by the coding sequence ATGACCAAGCAACCCATGCGTGTGTGGCCGGCGGAAGGCGCGAGCCGGGCTCCGTACTGGATTTACGACGACCCGGAGGTCTTCCGCGTCGAGCAGGAGCGGATCTTCGGGCAGTCCTGGTGTTACGTGGGCCTCGCCGCGGAGGTCCCCGAACCGGGTAGCTTCCAGCGGAGCCACGTGGGCGATCGTTCCGTCATCCTGGTGCGCGACAAGGAGGGCAAGATCAACGTCCTCGAAAACCGGTGCGCCCACCGAGGAATGGAATTTTGCCGCGCGAGCGCGGGCAAGGCCACGCGCTTCCAGTGCCCCTACCATCAATGGACGTTCGACCTCCAGGGCAACCTCTGCGGCGTGCCGTTCAAGCGGGGAATCCACGGCGAAGGCGGAATGCCGGACGATTTCGACCTCGCGGACCACCCGCTGCGTAAGCTTCGGGTGACGAACCACAACGGCGCTGTCTTCGCGTCGTATGCCGAGGAGCCCGAGCCGTTCGAGCAATACCTCGCCGAGCCGATGCGCGCCTACTTCGATCGGGTGTTCGACGGTCGCCCCCTGCGGGTGCTCGGATACATGCGCCAGCGGATCCCCTGCAACTGGAAGCTCATCCTGGAGAACACGAAAGACCCTTACCACGCGACCCTACTGCATTCGTTTCTCGTCACGTTTGGTCTGTTCCGCGCGGATCAAAAATCCGAAGTTCGGCTCGACGCATCCGGGCGGCATGCGGCGCTCGTCTCGCGCCACGGCGCGCGGCAGCTCACGGTGGCCGCGAGCGAGATGGCCTCGTACAAGAGCGATTACACGCTGCAAGACCGCCGGCTGCTCGACATGCAAGCAGAGTTCCGCGACGGGGTCGGGGTCGTCATGATGACCCTCTTCCCGAACCTGATTCTCCACCAGCAGGGCAATTCGCTGGCGACGCGCCACATCGTCCCGCGTGGACCCGACAGCACCGAGCTCTCGTGGACGTTCTTCGGCTACGAGGACGACGACGAGGCGCTTTCGGCGCGGCGATTGCGTCAGGCGAACCTGTTCGGCCCTGCGGGGCTGGTCTCACTCGACGACGGCGAGGCGCTGAAGGCGACGCAGGAGGGGCTTCGTAATGGCCGGGACGCGTGTGCCGTCGTCGAAATGGGCGGGCGGGATCGGGAGGACGCGAACGTCATGGTGACGGAGGTCGCGCTCCGGGCGTTCTTCCACCATTACATGCACGTGATGGGCTTCACCAGGGCGGAGGACGAGCGATGA